A window of Choristoneura fumiferana chromosome 8, NRCan_CFum_1, whole genome shotgun sequence contains these coding sequences:
- the LOC141430053 gene encoding uncharacterized protein, whose protein sequence is MLRFRESRIAVTGDIKDMFLRVKIRAEDQNALRFLYRPEPEGPVKTFLMTSLIFGANCSPFIAQFIKNKNAQRFKSSFPSATHAICNQHYMDDWIDSLPDEETAINLIHDVRKIHEQGNFEIRNFTSNSKTVINSLPKETLGPTAVRFKVGEQYDGERTLGLIWHPEQDTLSYDVSFKKIPANIINGQQRPSKRDMLRVVMSIFDVYGFLSPFTIIGKIIIQETWRLNLTWDEPIPDDVYSEWCKWTSLIKTLENVRLPRYYCDAAAAGRAGATHTPSQPVSRSQLLQRDAPALLSIPVSPNINICYTNLQLHIFCDSSLKAMCAVAYWRWEWNGLVNVAFIASKCRVTPNKNTSIPRLELQAAVLAARLADSIINAHTIKAERRIFWCDSSTTLHWIRNEARTYKPYVAHRLGEIDELTLIKEWRFIPTKLNAADIGTRKSYDRSILENEWLNGPTFLRSDESDWPADVINPETEENKLECISVIQNIKNNLPVPEPTRFSSWLRLLKATHAVFAFINKCKKLTEDANNVLERAECLLLKCSQAQTFEDEINTLKNGKHLPRSSKLLTLSPYLDNYGVLRAQGRIDAAAEILPETKRPAILDGRDYITRLIVKFYHVNSGHENQETVVNNIKQKYWIIKLRPTVKTVTSQCMTCRIRKCKPEIPRMGDLPKARMAHHQRPFTFCGIDLFGPFEVTIGRRREKRYGVLFTCLTVRAIHLETVATLTSDSLIMAVRRMAARRGWPQHIYSDNGTNLRGADAELKRSVQELDKEILQNEVMNHGTNWTFIPAASPHWAGAWERLIRNVKSSLKIILKERAPKEETFNTLLAEVENIVNSRPLTHVSVDPKSQETLTPNHFLLGSSSSLPHIGSFDDSEFYLKRQWRIAQRLADLFWKRWVKEVLPDLIPRKKWHVEQRPLQVGDLVLVVDPNGPRNTWPRGKIEHVLPGRDGRIRMVHVRTKSGLLTRSAVRVARLPVGEECC, encoded by the coding sequence ATGTTACGGTTTCGCGAGAGTAGAATTGCCGTGACGGGCGATATCAAAGACATGTTTTTAAGAGTCAAAATCAGAGCTGAGGATCAAAATGCATTACGATTCTTGTATAGACCCGAGCCCGAGGGGCCTGTCAAAACTTTTCTCATGACGTCGTTAATTTTTGGCGCCAATTGTTCGCCATTCATTGCgcaatttatcaaaaataaaaatgcgcaACGCTTTAAATCGTCGTTCCCCTCTGCTACGCACGCCATTTGCAATCAACATTATATGGACGACTGGATCGACAGCCTGCCAGACGAAGAAACCGCTATCAATTTAATCCACGATGTAAGAAAAATTCATGAACAAGGAAACTTCGAAATACGAAACTTCACGAGTAACAGCAAGACTGTAATCAATTCTTTGCCAAAAGAGACCCTCGGTCCGACGGCTGTAAGATTCAAAGTCGGCGAGCAATACGACGGAGAGCGAACTCTCGGCCTTATATGGCACCCCGAGCAAGATACGTTAAGCTATGACGTCTCCTTCAAGAAAATACCTGCGAATATTATCAATGGTCAACAAAGACCTTCAAAGCGGGACATGTTGCGAGTTGTAATGTCCATTTTTGATGTTTATGGTTTCTTGTCACCATTTACTATAAtcggaaaaataataatacaagaaACATGGCGACTCAACCTCACTTGGGACGAACCGATACCCGATGACGTATACAGTGAGTGGTGTAAATGGACGAGCCTAATAAAAACGTTAGAAAACGTAAGGCTACCTCGATACTACTGCGATGCCGCCGCAGCTGGCCGCGCTGGCGCGACGCACACGCCGTCGCAACCGGTTTCCCGTTCTCAGCTGTTGCAGCGAGACGCGCCCGCGCTGTTATCAATACCTGTTTCACCTAACATAAACATCTGTTATACAAATCTACAACTACATATATTCTGCGATTCGTCATTGAAAGCGATGTGCGCTGTGGCCTATTGGCGGTGGGAATGGAACGGACTCGTTAACGTTGCATTTATAGCAAGTAAATGTCGTGTCACACCGAATAAAAATACATCAATACCGAGATTGGAATTACAAGCAGCTGTATTAGCCGCGCGGTTGGCTGATTCGATAATCAACGCACATACAATAAAAGCCGAGCGAAGAATATTTTGGTGCGATTCTAGTACTACGCTGCACTGGATAAGGAACGAGGCGCGTACCTATAAACCGTATGTAGCACATCGATTAGGCGAGATCGACGAGCTCACACTTATTAAAGAATGGAGATTCATACCGACGAAATTAAACGCCGCTGATATAGGCACGAGGAAAAGTTACGATCGCAGTATCCTGGAAAATGAATGGCTAAATGGACCTACCTTCTTGCGCAGCGACGAGAGCGACTGGCCTGCTGATGTCATAAACCCTGAaacagaagaaaataaattagaatGCATTTCTgtgatacaaaatataaaaaacaatttacctGTACCGGAGCCTACACGATTTTCGTCCTGGTTGCGATTACTGAAAGCTACTCATGCCGTTTTTGCGTTCATAAACAAATGCAAAAAACTTACTGAAGATGCGAATAACGTATTGGAAAGAGCTGAGTGCTTGTTGTTAAAATGCTCACAAGCTCAGACTTTTGAAGATGAAATAAATACCTTGAAGAATGGGAAACACTTACCTAGAAGTAGTAAACTACTCACCTTATCTCCATATCTCGACAACTACGGAGTCCTGCGGGCTCAGGGTCGAATCGATGCGGCTGCCGAAATTTTACCAGAAACGAAAAGGCCTGCGATCCTGGATGGACGAGATTACATCACGCGATTGATTGTAAAATTTTACCATGTTAATAGTGGGCATGAGAATCAAGAGACTGtggtaaataatattaaacaaaaatactgGATTATTAAATTAAGACCTACGGTTAAAACTGTTACATCACAATGCATGACGTGCAGAATAAGGAAATGCAAACCAGAAATTCCCAGAATGGGAGACTTACCTAAGGCCAGAATGGCTCACCATCAGCGTCCCTTTACTTTCTGTGGAATTGACCTATTTGGCCCGTTTGAAGTTACGATAGGAAGAAGAAGGGAAAAAAGGTACGGAGTTTTGTTTACCTGCCTAACTGTGAGAGCTATCCACTTGGAGACAGTTGCTACTCTTACGTCGGACTCATTGATCATGGCGGTTCGTCGAATGGCAGCAAGGCGAGGTTGGCCACAGCATATTTATTCTGACAATGGTACTAACCTAAGGGGAGCTGACGCAGAGCTCAAGAGGTCAGTTCAGGAGCTTGACAAAGAGATTTTGCAGAATGAAGTGATGAACCACGGGACCAATTGGACCTTTATTCCAGCAGCTAGTCCCCACTGGGCGGGAGCGTGGGAGCGACTTATTCGGAATGTTAAAAGCTCTCTCAAGATTATACTGAAAGAAAGGGCACCCAAAGAAGAGACCTTCAATACTCTGCTAGCTGAAGTCGAAAACATCGTCAACAGTCGTCCTCTCACCCATGTCTCCGTGGACCCTAAAAGTCAAGAAACTTTGACACCGAATCACTTTTTACTGGGGTCGTCATCCAGCTTGCCTCACATTGGTTCCTTTGACGACTCTGAGTTTTACCTTAAAAGGCAATGGAGAATCGCCCAACGACTTGCCGACCTATTTTGGAAAAGATGGGTGAAAGAGGTACTACCAGATCTAATACCGCGCAAAAAATGGCACGTAGAGCAACGGCCGTTGCAGGTGGGTGACCTGGTTCTTGTGGTTGATCCTAATGGTCCCAGAAATACATGGCCCCGAGGGAAAATTGAACATGTTCTTCCTGGGAGAGACGGACGGATCAGAATGGTCCACGTAAGAACCAAGAGTGGTCTACTTACACGGTCCGCCGTACGCGTCGCTCGCCTACCTGTTGGAGAAGAGTGCTGCTAG